A stretch of Phaeodactylum tricornutum CCAP 1055/1 chromosome 26, whole genome shotgun sequence DNA encodes these proteins:
- a CDS encoding predicted protein: protein MKRRDVCRSLHIPGTIVCMILYIASLYWWTQGTTNCSLSSTPSLKTQGFNNGSVLLQFEGGVPADVTTRNGNNDDNAKRRAWEQAMLAKHRNATVELERVDSYAHKDTRHQTHPGLYPIDPHARPRPEWRNTHFPDINVVGLPKAGTTQLYNILVSHPRTVAFNPLNKEECFPGNYSDVLHGWDGFVSGEQPTAKQRALQGGLYSTLQNYHQENPQSFPHKLSVNGCLNGRIVAAVYDYLKPPATKKFIIALRDPADWLWAVYNFWAVQDVDVVIPEGEWAHREQHYRSPEMFHDLVASSHDMVFFDNMLGRRALAAFNYVWQFEAMVGRENILYIRNEDLLPGVVARPGGVLDQLAAFAGLNRKGFDSQTFGEISNCNDQKGFVKKCGTSKSNAYEITGGRSMLPETRTLIYLLYYEECKLWSQRYDVVYEDCLNVLEATKS, encoded by the coding sequence ATGAAACGTCGCGATGTTTGTCGGTCACTTCACATCCCGGGGACCATCGTTTGCATGATCCTGTACATCGCATCCTTGTATTGGTGGACCCAGGGTACGACCAattgttcactgtcatcaaCACCATCATTGAAGACGCAGGGGTTCAACAATGGATCCGTGCTGCTCCAATTTGAGGGGGGCGTTCCTGCCGACGTGACAACTAGAAATGGCAACAACGATGACAATGCCAAGCGACGCGCCTGGGAACAGGCTATGCTAGCAAAACACCGCAACGCGACTGTGGAATTAGAGCGAGTGGATTCGTACGCGCATAAGGATACGCGCCACCAAACGCATCCCGGATTGTATCCCATCGACCCGCACGCTCGACCCCGTCCCGAGTGGCGGAACACTCACTTTCCCGATATTAACGTGGTGGGATTACCCAAGGCTGGGACTACGCAACTCTACAACATTCTCGTTTCCCACCCCCGCACGGTCGCATTTAATCCACTCAACAAGGAGGAGTGTTTTCCTGGAAACTATTCCGATGTACTCCACGGATGGGATGGCTTTGTTTCCGGGGAGCAGCCGACAGCCAAGCAACGGGCGCTACAGGGAGGCTTGTACTCTACATTACAGAACTATCATCAGGAAAACCCGCAATCCTTTCCACATAAATTGTCCGTCAACGGATGTTTGAACGGACGCATTGTCGCAGCAGTCTACGATTATTTAAAACCTCCAGCGACCAAAAAGTTTATTATTGCATTGAGAGACCCAGCGGATTGGCTGTGGGCCGTTTACAATTTTTGGGCCGTCCAGGACGTAGACGTCGTCATTCCTGAGGGAGAGTGGGCTCATCGCGAGCAACACTACCGATCGCCCGAAATGTTCCACGATCTCGTGGCCTCCAGTCACGACATGGTCTTTTTCGACAACATGCTAGGACGTCGCGCTTTGGCTGCCTTTAATTACGTTTGGCAGTTCGAAGCAATGGTGGGACGGGAGAATATTCTCTACATTCGCAACGAAGATCTTCTACCAGGGGTAGTCGCGCGGCCGGGAGGAGTCCTCGACCAGCTTGCTGCATTTGCAGGTCTCAATCGCAAAGGTTTTGACTCGCAGACGTTCGGCGAGATTTCCAACTGCAACGACCAGAAAGGGTTTGTGAAAAAATGTGGAACATCCAAGAGTAATGCATACGAAATCACTGGAGGAAGATCCATGCTTCCAGAAACGCGCACTCTGATATATTTACTCTATTACGAAGAATGCAAACTGTGGTCGCAAAGATACGATGTTGTCTACGAGGACTGTTTGAATGTGTTGGAGGCAACTAAATCTTAG
- a CDS encoding predicted protein codes for MAISPDSSNKTNFPCTGVATAVDGSGISMGIGSSNTHDVYSWGTSNASGKLCRRDPLDHPTPRHVPAKAHYDGPSVPRRVYVGGTEESGHAALLTMHGELWMCGCDRWQQLGLGSPHGGASGYTWTQIWHTQFQRNHFVSNHVTIRDVALGGDHTLVLANDKDGTVYSFGKGAEGQLGLRTKPFVHAPTPSPKLSHPHNAAVCAIRDCSLTLDPEGRVQQMAGKCRNFEQALAACRQRARTHGLLQESDKSASGEDTAPSA; via the coding sequence ATGGCAATCTCTCCCGACTCTTCCAACAAGACGAACTTCCCGTGTACAGGAGTTGCCACTGCCGTCGATGGTTCCGGGATCTCCATGGGAATCGGTTCCTCAAACACGCATGACGTCTACAGTTGGGGAACGTCCAACGCATCGGGGAAACTCTGTCGTCGGGACCCTCTGGATCATCCCACACCCCGCCACGTCCCCGCAAAGGCGCATTACGACGGTCCGTCAGTACCGCGACGTGTCTACGTGGGTGGGACGGAAGAATCAGGACACGCCGCTCTACTCACCATGCACGGTGAACTCTGGATGTGCGGATGCGATCGTTGGCAACAACTTGGACTCGGCAGTCCACACGGTGGAGCCAGTGGCTACACCTGGACACAGATATGGCATACACAATTTCAACGTAACCACTTTGTTAGTAACCACGTAACGATACGGGATGTGGCCCTGGGCGGGGATCATACCCTCGTGCTGGCCAACGACAAGGACGGTACCGTCTATTCCTTCGGGAAGGGGGCCGAAGGACAGTTGGGACTACGCACCAAACCATTTGTGCACGCCCCAACGCCATCCCCAAAACTCTCCCATCCCCACAATGCTGCCGTGTGTGCCATAAGGGATTGCTCTCTGACGTTGGATCCAGAAGGAAGGGTACAACAAATGGCGGGCAAATGCCGTAACTTCGAGCAAGCCTTGGCTGCCTGTCGACAACGAGCACGGACCCACGGACTGCTCCAAGAAAGCGACAAATCTGCCTCGGGTGAAGACACTGCGCCATCCGCTTGA
- the FABB gene encoding 3-oxoacyl-[acyl-carrier-protein] synthase (Catalyzes condensation reactions of fatty acid synthesis by the addition of two carbons from malonyl-ACP to an acyl acceptor. May be specific for elongation of medium-chain fatty acids (10 to 16 or 18 carbons).; Beta-ketoacyl-ACP synthase I; KAS I) — MAEATSPGLRRVVVTGMGITSCLGNTLEEVTDSLKNAKCGITFAEQCAELGIKSQVRGIPNLTDEDIKALIPKSALRFCGINAQYAYIAMDRAIQDSGMADDVYQENPRVAAIIGQGGTSIPDIVETVEAVQGGNKRWKNKVGPFRVTRSMGSTCSAVLATNFKVQGPSFSISSACSTGAHCIGTGFEQIQLGKSDIAFCGAGESVNWEVTSMFDCMGALSTSYNETPEKASRAFDKNRDGFVIAGGGGILVLEELEHAKARGAKIYAELTGYAANSDGYDMVAPSGVGGQRCMDLAMADAARNSGKDSPVEYINTHGTSTPVGDVMELGAIKTLFTEKGYQPQVGSTKSLSGHALGAAGVHEAIYTILMMNNDFMAESANIEDLVDEAEGMNILTKRKDGPFHRAMSNSFGFGGTNCALVFDKYEE, encoded by the exons ATGGCCGAGGCCACCAGTCCGGGCCTACGTCGTGTTGTCGTCACCGGAATGGGTATCACGTCCTGTTTGGGTAACACCTTGGAAGAAGTTACCGACAGTTTGAAGAACGCCAAGTGTGGGATAACCTTTGCGGAACAGTGCGCCGAGCTCGGTATCAAATCCCAAGTCCGCGGCATTCCCAACCTCACCGACGAAGACATCAAGGCCCTCATTCCCAAATCCGCGCTCCGTTTTTGCGGAATCAATGCTCAGTACGCCTACATCGCCATGGACCGGGCCATTCAAGATTCCGGTATGGCCGACGACGTTTATCAAGAAAACCCACGGGTGGCCGCCATTATCGGACAGGGTGGGACCTCCATTCCCGATATCGTGGAAACCGTTGAAGCCGTGCAGGGCGGTAACAAGCGGTGGAAGAACAAGGTGGGACCCTTTCGAGTCACCCGCTCGATGGGGTCAACCTGCTCCGCAGTGCTAGCCACCAACTTTAAAGTGCAAGGCCCGTCCTTCAGCATCTCCTCCGCCTGCTCCACTGGAGCACACTGTATTGGGACTGGATTTGAACAAATTCAACTGGGCAAGTCAGATATCGCCTTTTGTGGAGCCG GTGAAAGCGTCAATTGGGAAGTCACCAGTATGTTCGATTGCATGGGTGCTCTCAGCACAAGCTACAACGAAACGCCCGAAAAGGCCTCCCGTGCCTTCGACAAGAACCGCGACGGTTTCGTCATTGCCGGAGGAGGTGGTATTCTTGTCTTGGAAGAGCTGGAGCACGCCAAGGCCCGTGGAGCCAAGATTTACGCCGAATTGACGGGATACGCAGCCAACTCGGACGGCTACGATATGGTCGCTCCCTCTGGTGTTGGTGGACAGCGCTGCATGGACCTCGCGATGGCCGACGCTGCCCGCAACTCGGGCAAGGATAGTCCTGTGGAATACATCAATACGCACGGAACCAGTACTCCCGTGGGCGATGTCATGGAATTGGGTGCTATTAAGACTTTGTTCACCGAAAAGGGATACCAACCGCAAGTCGGTTCCACTAAGTCTTTGTCCGGACACGCTCTCGGTGCAGCGGGTGTGCACGAAGCGATCTATACCATTCTCATGATGAACAACGATTTTATGGCCGAAAGCGCCAACATCGAGGACTTAGTCGACGAAGCCGAGGGCATGAACATTCTGACCAAACGTAAGGACGGTCCCTTCCATCGAGCCATGTCCAACAGTTTCGGCTTTGGTGGAACCAACTGTGCCTTGGTATTCGACAAGTACGAAGAGTAG
- a CDS encoding predicted protein, producing the protein MVFDVSEGAAYAVLYCVLCFFTLLGLGAAGYLNKLPSVLTSCCMLNQNESVGETDYFLSARNSAGTSAIALSFFASGMGAWILYGTTEMGATPQLSWLGVMGYSTASSFPAVVICWLGPMVRARSTEAFSTTDFGLQRYGRVMQISIAAISVFYMFIFIVAELTAISNIFALLTGNNSKIYGIGITIAIGVFTIIYTTLAGLPASIVTDRFQGGIVALLIIMLTLAVTISDENRITRDEFALASNFTIQGLKAAVTLVIAILCAELFNQGTWQRVWAAESIPVMRRGFAIGSAMVFLIMMFFGVMGMIAYAKDPESYDNFEKFAFLAFFDLLLPLGNGWHVLVLILVTALAASSIDSLQNGLTSVFAHDLLKVGWNPIWAARALMVAVNVPAIWLASRKWDVIALFLVADLVCATSVFPVFLGLQTKDFGMFKAPTELGAFMGCVSGIVTVLVNGVVNDAEGGIFKYFWLRNNAICALCGSATMISFIITPAVSFVMTYVFTYADLLVRGERARQPLIALAFDKDNETAEKFEEESVGMEYNEEKSTSGQAVEEESTHHNEVEGSPFEPKHRSDEDIA; encoded by the exons ATGGTGTTTGACGTTTCCGAGGGAGCGGCCTATGCCG TCCTATACTGCGTTTTGTGCTTCTTCACCCTTTTGGGTTTGGGTGCCGCGGGCTACTTGAACAAACTACCCAGCGTGTTGACGTCCTGTTGCATGCTGAATCAGAATGAAAGCGTCGGCGAGACGGACTACTTCTTGAGTGCCCGTAATTCGGCCGGTACGTCGGCGATTGCCCTGTCCTTCTTTGCTTCGGGTATGGGGGCCTGGATCTTGTACGGAACTACCGAAATGGGTGCCACCCCCCAGCTTTCCTGGCTGGGTGTGATGGGCTACTCTACCGCCAGTTCCTTTCCAGCCGTCGTTATCTGCTGGTTGGGACCCATGGTGCGAGCACGTTCCACCGAAGCCTTTTCGACGACGGATTTTGGACTCCAACGTTACGGACGAGTGATGCAAATCTCCATTGCGGCCATTTCCGTCTTTTACATGTTCATCTTTATCGTGGCGGAACTCACGGCGATTTCCAACATTTTCGCCCTACTGACCGGCAACAATTCCAAAATCTACGGTATTGGTATTACTATTGCGATTGGTGTGTTTACAATCATTTACACGACCCTCGCGGGATTGCCGGCATCGATTGTGACGGATAGGTTTCAGGGCGGAATTGTCGCCCTCCTCATCATTATGTTGACCTTGGCCGTAACCATTTCGGATGAAAACAGAATCACGCGCGATGAATTCGCCTTGGCCAGTAACTTCACCATCCAAGGACTCAAGGCTGCCGTCACCTTGGTCATCGCCATTCTCTGTGCTGAACTCTTCAATCAGGGTACCTGGCAGCGTGTCTGGGCCGCCGAATCCATACCCGTCATGCGTCGTGGATTTGCCATTGGTTCCGCCATGGTCTTTCTCATAATGATGTTTTTTGGAGTCATGGGGATGATTGCGTACGCCAAAGATCCGGAATCCTACGACAACTTTGAAAAGTTTGCCTTTCTGGCGTTCTTCGATCTCTTGCTGCCCCTCGGGAACGGATGGCACGTGCTTGTGCTTATCCTTGTCACGGCATTGGCGGCCAGTTCCATTGACAGCCTCCAGAACGGTTTGACCAGTGTTTTTGCGCACGATTTGCTCAAAGTTGGTTGGAATCCTATCTGGGCCGCCCGTGCATTGATGGTCGCCGTTAACGTTCCCGCCATTTGGTTGGCCAGTAGAAAGTGGGACGTGATTGCCCTTTTCTTGGTTGCCGATTTGGTTTGCGCCACCTCGGTATTCCCCGTCTTTTTGGGATTGCAGACTAAAGATTTCGGTATGTTCAAGGCCCCTACCGAGTTGGGCGCCTTTATGGGATGCGTTTCGGGCATTGTGACGGTCCTGGTCAATGGCGTTGTCAACGATGCCGAAGGTGGTATCTTTAAATACTTTTGGTTGCGCAACAATGCCATTTGCGCTCTCTGCGGTAGCGCAACCATGATCAGTTTCATCATTACACCGGCGGTCAGTTTCGTCATGACGTATGTCTTTACGTACGCTGATCTTTTGGTTCGCGGAGAGCGTGCTCGTCAGCCATTGATCGCTCTCGCATTCGACAAGGACAACGAGACGGCGGAAAAGTTCGAGGAGGAGAGTGTTGGCATGGAATACAATGAAGAGAAAAGTACCAGCGGGCAGGCTGTCGAAGAGGAAAGTACCCACCACAATGAGGTTGAGGGAAGCCCATTCGAACCGAAGCACCGCTCGGATGAAGACATTGCGTAA
- a CDS encoding predicted protein, with translation MSVVLEWSEIDKVIFFGYGTVWYSTLTILLHPMTLLKCRQQVWNRASASSGTQRWQHAPTLAQTWHSVVRQSPHGVFGLFRGVGIIVSLAIPARLLYIGVLEWNDVEDHQVDAVASRNRIVATSVAGGLAGGVAAVAAQILVVPMDVISQRQMVDPEPQTVRNIVSEIRRTEGWRGLYRGFGLSIANGLPAGIVWWSTYSGCQHWIQGLPVVTKQDDGMSPTTSKVVTQIGSGITAGLVAATVTQPIDVVKTRLQVDHNRQHSYGKVAHTLYRSAGLRGFYRGLGPRAGYLALWGTCLSSLYELLRYVSRIE, from the exons ATGTCTGTTGTGCTGGAATGGTCCGAGATCGACAAGGTCATATTCTTTGGCTACGGGACGGTTTGGTACAGTACCTTGACGATTCTGTTGCATCCGATGACGTTGTTAAAGTGTCGCCAACAGGTGTGGAACCGAGCGAGTGCTAGTAGCGGGACGCAACGTTGGCAACACGCACCAACATTGGCACAAACGTGGCATAGTGTCGTGCGGCAATCACCGCACGGGGTTTTTGGACTGTTTCGAGGAGTAGGAATAATTGTTTCGCTCGCCATTCCGGCACGACTCCTTTACATTGGGGTGTTGGAATGGA ATGACGTCGAGGACCATCAAGTCGATGCCGTGGCGTCTCGAAATCGGATTGTGGCAACTTCGGTAGCTGGGGGTCTTGCCGGGGGTGTggcggccgtggcggcgcAAATTCTGGTGGTTCCCATGGACGTCATTTCGCAGCGGCAAATGGTCGATCCGGAACCACAAACTGTCCGGAACATTGTGTCGGAGATTCGACGAACGGAAGGCTGGCGAGGTCTCTACCGCGGATTCGGACTGTCAATCGCGAACGGTTTGCCGGCAGGCATTGTTTGGTGGTCCACCTACAGTGGATGCCAGCACTGGATACAGGGACTACCAGTGGTTACAAAACAAGACGATGGGATGAGTCCAACAACCTCCAAAGTCGTCACGCAAATTGGTTCAGGGATCACGGCTGGTCTCGTTGCCGCTACGGTGACACAACCAATCGACGTCGTCAAAACGCGCCTTCAGGTTGATCACAACCGACAGCATTCGTATGGTAAGGTGGCCCACACACTGTATCGATCCGCCGGTCTCCGTGGCTTTTATCGTGGACTCGGTCCACGAGCCGGATATTTGGCTCTGTGGGGAACCTGTCTTTCCAGTCTCTATGAATTGCTGCGTTACGTTTCACGTATCGAA
- a CDS encoding flavodoxin (This gene is involved in photosynthetic electron transport. A signal and transit peptide (cTP) is encoded at the 5'end of this gene. The predicted cleavage site is GFA-FV. EST support), whose amino-acid sequence MNTQFVSALLLASAAITNGFAFVNTHRYTASTTALEAGVKIYYSSSTGNTEQVAEYISKAGGDLPMDDIGDATNEEVEGLDCLIVGAPTWHTGADEQRSGTSWDDWLYTTLPNLKVEGKKVAVFGVGDQQSYGDNFCDAAGELYDLFSAKGCKVFGMTSTEGYDHTESKAEVDGKFVGLMFDEDNQYELSEERAKAWIGQLKSEGFF is encoded by the coding sequence ATGAATACGCAGTTCGTCAGCGCACTACTGTTGGCTTCGGCAGCTATCACCAACGGGTTTGCCTTTGTCAATACCCATCGCTATACAGCTTCCACCACGGCATTGGAGGCCGGCGTTAAGATTTACTACTCGTCGTCCACCGGCAACACGGAGCAAGTCGCCGAGTACATTTCCAAGGCTGGTGGTGACTTGCCCATGGACGATATTGGGGATGCTACGAACGAAGAAGTGGAAGGTTTGGATTGCTTGATTGTCGGAGCGCCTACCTGGCACACTGGTGCTGATGAGCAACGCTCGGGAACCTCGTGGGATGACTGGCTCTACACAACACTGCCGAATCTCAAAGTGGAAGGCAAAAAAGTGGCCGTATTTGGCGTTGGTGACCAGCAATCGTACGGCGACAACTTTTGCGACGCCGCTGGCGAATTGTACGACCTCTTCTCCGCCAAGGGCTGTAAAGTCTTTGGCATGACCTCCACGGAAGGATATGACCACACGGAGTCCAAGGCTGAAGTGGACGGCAAGTTCGTAGGGCTCATGTTCGATGAAGACAATCAGTACGAACTTTCCGAAGAGCGAGCCAAGGCTTGGATCGGCCAACTCAAAAGCGAAGGATTCTTTTGA
- a CDS encoding predicted protein, whose translation MSGVRLVWRSSLLRQRSVRTLPNLATRTFAFGSRGSRGHGWYIKYREGRGGRHLQGEYFDRDSTEEQIAWNASVMDLGSQTLYMDVVVEPKTAQFDSPRYVPDLQTLRGEKHRLTMRIASTVLAQTSRNFVDLLTRYVGTRFYRIEPGVGLFGGDVLTNTGKTGQAANGLPLTINVEKDPLALWHVPGTISMVVPLVGDIDSRFILCTHSAPHMDGIHRPFGTLTGDCLSTVQAWESKLLTKKGVPSSFDLIVVECGLLEDEAKTPEPAIA comes from the coding sequence ATGAGTGGCGTGCGCTTGGTATGGCGCTCGTCGTTGCTTCGTCAACGCTCCGTCCGGACGCTTCCGAACCTTGCCACCCGCACGTTCGCTTTTGGTAGTCGTGGATCACGGGGACACGGCTGGTACATAAAGTACCGTGAGGGACGTGGAGGAAGGCATTTGCAGGGTGAATACTTCGATCGGGACAGTACCGAAGAACAGATCGCGTGGAATGCGTCCGTCATGGATTTGGGTTCCCAGACACTCTACATGGACGTGGTGGTGGAACCCAAGACGGCGCAGTTTGATTCTCCGAGATACGTACCCGACTTGCAAACACTCCGAGGCGAAAAGCATCGATTGACGATGCGAATTGCCTCGACTGTTTTGGCACAAACGAGTCGGAACTTTGTTGATCTGCTGACTCGCTACGTTGGAACCCGCTTTTACCGCATCGAACCAGGCGTGGGACTCTTTGGCGGTGACGTCCTCACCAATACGGGAAAGACGGGACAAGCCGCAAACGGCCTGCCGTTGACCATCAACGTCGAGAAGGATCCACTCGCGCTTTGGCACGTCCCGGGTACCATTTCCATGGTGGTCCCCCTGGTTGGGGACATCGACAGTCGCTTCATCTTGTGCACACATTCAGCACCGCACATGGACGGAATTCATCGGCCCTTTGGTACACTAACGGGCGATTGTCTCTCTACCGTACAAGCTTGGGAATCCAAATTGTTGACCAAGAAGGGCGTCCCGTCGTCCTTTGATCTTATTGTCGTTGAATGTGGACTCCTCGAGGACGAAGCGAAAACACCGGAACCAGCCATCGCATAA
- a CDS encoding predicted protein yields the protein MISAVHPAFVLALTANDVLFGRGAPSIENEGNVRFRHLVQERKTEYVSTGKRQMKDWIARQVIQAVRLRQGRFLRKIESLVEAERMGVPEGTTAWTFVDETTILQKVKQALRDRDNNEAAPSGSPRKHPATEGAAPNMFPGVEDPTAIDLRQRANLLLHSSPAAGTVNLSSSAMPRAGLHAVSDFLRNQQQQQQHRQTDEHARAVLYSIQSSMRRGISPLLPGGPQVSAGVPGQAKPVQGLTSFLSPNLVGGFAGISTANTGHLGLDQQWAAVDRRIPEKLTKLPPASRRTYQEATYSHETSAERALQAAYQAAHTTASSIQKDGQSSISLLELLLLQVVASHGIPLWTATNIEDVFISNREGVLSWSRLGTSLIQATQRWFQQRQNEPEPALAQEHALSLSLFYAQEIPELARKIVTLLEKLDKVSQSGAKRKSSNEEEGNGHSLDVWFQQQLSLWAASLNIANNQGRPLPYATADFTTKCQDYTFHEAFAAASILDASKCRDVWQQVAVLTRLRSIVAANPATDLLTKLDYAQMQLAGQAWDSRPSWWAPSDPAATVVRRDVFLIERVLLSGYQHVTRDIETALPAGLTKASIEDRLTALTYRLHHQQMTADEQQILDERVVQHLASLQAHLPADAPVYRGVDGAGLDEVGGDGTVGMRHTLNTPQQPNPKRFRPGDYPPRGSF from the coding sequence ATGATTAGTGCGGTTCATCCTGCATTTGTTCTAGCACTTACAGCCAACGATGTTCTATTCGGCCGAGGGGCACCATCAATCGAAAACGAGGGGAACGTCCGTTTCCGGCACTTGGTGCAAGAACGGAAAACTGAATACGTCAGTACCGGAAAGCGCCAAATGAAAGATTGGATTGCTCGACAGGTTATTCAAGCCGTACGATTGCGTCAGGGGCGTTTCTTGCGAAAAATTGAAAGCCTGGTAGAAGCGGAGCGCATGGGGGTTCCAGAAGGCACCACGGCCTGGACCTTTGTAGATGAAACCACCATTCTGCAAAAAGTGAAACAGGCACTACGCGATCGAGACAATAACGAGGCCGCTCCTTCGGGAAGCCCTCGCAAGCATCCGGCTACAGAAGGTGCTGCGCCGAACATGTTCCCTGGGGTAGAAGATCCGACAGCTATCGATCTTCGTCAACGCGCCAACCTTCTCTTACACTCATCTCCTGCCGCTGGAACGGTAAATCTGAGTAGTTCCGCAATGCCGAGAGCGGGCTTACACGCTGTGAGCGACTTTTTGAGAaaccaacagcagcaacaacaacatagGCAGACTGATGAGCATGCTCGTGCCGTATTGTATTCTATCCAGAGCAGCATGCGTAGAGGAATAAGTCCTCTCCTGCCAGGCGGTCCGCAAGTCAGCGCCGGGGTCCCGGGTCAGGCTAAACCTGTGCAAGGGCTGACATCTTTTCTTTCGCCAAACCTCGTGGGTGGATTTGCCGGTATATCAACCGCGAACACTGGCCATTTAGGTCTGGACCAGCAGTGGGCTGCGGTCGATCGCCGAATCCCAGAAAAGTTGACTAAGTTACCTCCTGCATCGAGACGGACATATCAAGAAGCCACATATTCTCATGAGACATCTGCAGAACGAGCTCTTCAGGCCGCGTATCAAGCCGCTCACACAACAGCTAGCAGTATACAGAAGGACGGCCAGTCTTCGATATCGCTACTGGAACTCTTGCTCTTACAGGTCGTCGCTTCTCACGGTATTCCACTTTGGACAGCTACCAATATAGAAGACGTTTTTATTTCAAATAGAGAAGGCGTATTGTCTTGGAGTCGACTGGGTACTTCGCTCATCCAGGCGACTCAAAGATGGTTCCAACAGCGTCAAAATGAACCCGAACCGGCCCTCGCCCAGGAGCATGCTTTGAGCCTGTCACTGTTTTACGCACAAGAAATCCCGGAACTCGCAAGGAAAATAGTTACTTTGCTGGAAAAGCTCGACAAAGTTTCGCAAAGTGGTGCGAAACGCAAGTCTAGCAATGAAGAAGAGGGCAACGGTCACTCTTTGGATGTGTGGTTTCAGCAGCAGCTCAGTCTCTGGGCGGCATCATTGAATATAGCCAACAACCAAGGACGTCCACTTCCTTACGCGACGGCTGACTTTACCACAAAATGTCAGGATTATACATTCCACGAAGCGTTTGCAGCCGCGTCCATTTTGGATGCGTCCAAATGTCGGGATGTGTGGCAACAAGTAGCCGTTCTTACACGACTCCGGTCGATAGTTGCGGCGAATCCTGCTACCGACTTGCTCACCAAACTCGATTACGCTCAAATGCAACTTGCCGGCCAAGCCTGGGACTCACGTCCCTCGTGGTGGGCTCCGTCTGATCCTGCAGCGACGGTAGTCCGCCGCGATGTGTTTTTGATTGAACGAGTCTTGTTAAGTGGTTATCAACACGTGACACGCGATATCGAAACCGCACTGCCGGCCGGTCTCACCAAGGCATCCATAGAAGATCGCTTGACGGCCTTGACCTACCGACTCCACCATCAGCAAATGACCGCGGATGAGCAACAGATACTGGACGAACGGGTCGTCCAGCATCTAGCGTCGTTGCAGGCGCACCTGCCCGCCGACGCTCCTGTGTACCGCGGTGTCGATGGAGCTGGTTTGGACGAGGTGGGTGGTGATGGTACCGTTGGTATGCGTCACACGTTGAACACCCCACAGCAACCCAATCCGAAGCGGTTCCGTCCAGGGGACTATCCACCACGGGGTTCCTTTTGA